Proteins encoded by one window of Anaerosalibacter sp. Marseille-P3206:
- a CDS encoding Wadjet anti-phage system protein JetD domain-containing protein, producing the protein MDLEEYGGEIVYKDIIKFAKVYMENKNRKRFTLEELENYLINKYKGKSGYEKNGGYRGLYNGLTKAVDEGIVKEIKRSNYNGMNPPLKGKWEIITEEKISKWDKNEMMKMSDLLDFGYYERHLECQNEREWEYIKNIYNFLKIRDNREWASLEERSLELFYDEKFLYSKRKEKIDNKILSRLNITYEDLKMKKYGEMFIYWKRGIESIKKVIILENHSTFFSYKRACENEIDIFGDVPDLLIFGQGKKIINSFSFIEELARPLELEILYFGDIDPEGFMIYRSFKERYSDLNINLHLKAYINLIEIAKKHPCIGQNKNVLDLNFVLDELASYSLENYGEVLKELWTRDLRIPQEYITYEYILKGDKIGSN; encoded by the coding sequence ATGGATTTAGAAGAATATGGTGGTGAAATTGTGTATAAAGATATAATTAAATTTGCAAAGGTTTATATGGAGAACAAGAATAGAAAACGGTTTACACTTGAAGAATTAGAAAATTATCTTATCAATAAGTATAAAGGGAAAAGCGGATATGAAAAAAACGGTGGTTATAGAGGATTATATAATGGGCTTACCAAAGCAGTAGATGAGGGAATAGTTAAAGAGATAAAAAGGTCAAATTATAATGGTATGAATCCTCCTCTAAAAGGCAAGTGGGAGATAATAACTGAAGAGAAGATTTCTAAATGGGATAAAAATGAGATGATGAAAATGTCTGATTTACTTGACTTTGGTTACTATGAAAGACATTTAGAATGTCAAAATGAAAGAGAATGGGAATATATAAAAAATATTTACAACTTTTTAAAAATAAGAGATAATAGAGAATGGGCAAGCTTAGAAGAAAGGTCTTTGGAACTTTTCTACGATGAGAAGTTTTTGTATTCTAAAAGAAAAGAAAAAATTGATAACAAAATACTTTCAAGATTAAATATTACATATGAAGATTTAAAGATGAAAAAGTATGGAGAAATGTTCATATACTGGAAAAGGGGAATAGAAAGTATAAAAAAGGTAATAATCCTTGAGAACCATTCTACTTTCTTTTCTTACAAAAGAGCATGTGAAAATGAAATAGATATTTTTGGAGATGTACCTGATTTACTTATATTTGGTCAAGGTAAAAAGATAATTAATAGCTTTTCATTTATTGAAGAATTAGCTCGACCATTAGAATTAGAAATACTATATTTTGGAGATATTGATCCGGAAGGGTTTATGATATATAGAAGTTTTAAAGAGAGGTATAGTGATTTAAATATAAACTTACATCTCAAAGCATATATAAATCTTATAGAAATAGCAAAAAAACATCCTTGCATTGGTCAAAACAAAAATGTTTTGGATTTAAATTTTGTATTAGATGAATTAGCTAGTTATTCTCTTGAGAATTATGGAGAGGTATTGAAAGAATTGTGGACAAGGGATTTGAGGATTCCTCAGGAGTATATAACATATGAATACATACTGAAAGGTGATAAAATTGGAAGTAATTGA
- a CDS encoding GNAT family N-acetyltransferase encodes MDSKSDEPFNIRKVTEDDAERVLDYINLVSGESDNLTFSINELNCTVNEEKNIIQAINNSKNSVMLIGEINNEIVAMGNIGGLSRSRIKHRGTLAISVLKKCWNLGIGTKMIVELINFAKSKNIEVLDLEVRSDNVYAVRMYKKAGFEIIGVYKKYFKIDKEYYDAYIMTLELK; translated from the coding sequence ATGGATTCAAAAAGTGATGAACCATTTAACATAAGAAAAGTAACGGAAGATGATGCTGAAAGAGTATTAGATTATATTAATTTGGTAAGTGGTGAATCTGATAATCTAACTTTTAGTATCAATGAACTTAATTGTACTGTAAATGAAGAGAAAAATATTATCCAAGCAATTAACAATTCAAAAAATTCAGTAATGCTAATTGGAGAAATAAATAATGAAATTGTTGCTATGGGGAATATTGGAGGATTATCAAGAAGTAGAATTAAGCATAGGGGAACATTGGCAATATCAGTTTTAAAAAAATGTTGGAATTTAGGAATAGGAACTAAAATGATAGTAGAATTAATTAATTTTGCAAAATCTAAAAATATCGAGGTATTAGATTTAGAGGTTAGATCAGATAATGTTTATGCGGTTAGAATGTATAAAAAAGCTGGATTTGAAATCATAGGAGTTTATAAGAAATATTTCAAAATTGATAAAGAATATTACGATGCTTATATTATGACATTGGAGTTAAAATGA
- a CDS encoding GNAT family N-acetyltransferase encodes MIKQIFTERLVMRKFNKDDYQDVFEYLSDEDVMEHIEPPFTYKEAKKFVDTFICEDPSVFALVEKSSGKVIGHVIFHPYEYENVYEIGWIINKDYQGRGYAFEISNALIEYGFEELKLHRIFATTVAGNNRSSSLLEKLNMKKEAVFRKANFHNEKWIDEYWYGILEEDYFEG; translated from the coding sequence ATGATTAAACAAATTTTCACTGAAAGATTAGTAATGCGTAAATTCAATAAAGATGATTATCAGGATGTATTTGAATATTTAAGTGATGAAGATGTAATGGAACATATTGAACCACCATTTACCTACAAAGAAGCAAAAAAATTTGTTGATACATTTATTTGTGAAGATCCAAGTGTATTTGCCTTGGTAGAAAAGTCCAGCGGTAAAGTCATAGGACATGTTATATTTCATCCATATGAATATGAAAATGTATATGAGATTGGATGGATAATAAACAAAGATTATCAAGGAAGAGGATATGCTTTTGAAATTAGTAATGCACTCATAGAATATGGGTTTGAAGAATTGAAACTTCATAGAATTTTTGCTACCACAGTAGCAGGTAATAATAGGTCAAGCAGTTTGTTGGAAAAGCTAAACATGAAAAAAGAAGCTGTTTTCAGGAAAGCCAATTTTCATAATGAAAAATGGATAGATGAATATTGGTATGGGATATTAGAAGAAGATTATTTTGAAGGTTAA
- a CDS encoding NUDIX domain-containing protein has translation MKYPEPTVGAIIFNPDNKILLCKSHKWNNKYVIPGGHIELGEKMEEALKREIFEETGLKIYDIKLISLKESVFSNTFHEGKHFIFIDYICKTDSYNVALNDEAEEYEWVDLKEIDNYELGGFVKSLLMELQNSKDSKNKIEIFYGY, from the coding sequence ATGAAATACCCTGAACCTACTGTTGGAGCAATTATTTTTAATCCAGATAATAAGATACTCCTATGTAAGTCTCATAAATGGAATAACAAATATGTAATACCTGGTGGACATATTGAACTAGGTGAAAAAATGGAAGAAGCCTTAAAAAGAGAGATATTTGAAGAAACTGGTTTAAAGATATATGATATTAAATTAATAAGTCTAAAAGAGAGTGTTTTTAGTAATACTTTTCATGAAGGGAAACATTTTATATTTATTGATTATATATGCAAAACAGATTCTTATAATGTCGCTTTAAATGATGAAGCAGAGGAATATGAATGGGTAGATTTAAAAGAAATTGATAATTATGAATTAGGTGGTTTTGTCAAATCATTGTTGATGGAATTACAAAATAGTAAAGACTCTAAAAATAAAATAGAGATTTTTTATGGGTATTAA
- a CDS encoding GNAT family N-acetyltransferase, producing MLKLNGKDIYLATLEREHCKKMWDDFEYDFEAMTEPLNIGHSHENADKWFDEIQDVQGNKHIRLGVFLLDGTVIGDVALQDIEWKNRCCTIGLGISRIKDRCKGYGTEAVKLILEYGFNNIGLERISANTLEQNKATQRVLEKLGFTLEGIEREAVYFAGRKWDRLNYAILREEFNRRITVKRRDIMLERCIMIFPEFSNMEVIDEIRERYDPLASHVRPHITLVFPFKSSIDSIQLKKHLEEVLASVNSFPLVLKGITQVNSFGNYLFLNIEKGKEEIVEIHRNLYTGILEQYFPQWLKKESYDPHMTVGKVESEEKYKTAIEKTREVTDVFETIVNKISVEIIDDNEDSMIEMEIGLK from the coding sequence ATGTTGAAGTTAAATGGCAAAGATATATATCTTGCAACACTTGAAAGAGAACATTGTAAAAAAATGTGGGATGATTTTGAATATGATTTTGAGGCAATGACTGAACCTTTGAATATTGGTCATTCACATGAGAATGCAGACAAGTGGTTTGATGAAATTCAAGATGTTCAAGGAAATAAGCATATTCGTTTGGGAGTATTTTTACTTGATGGAACTGTGATAGGAGATGTTGCACTTCAAGATATTGAGTGGAAAAATCGATGTTGTACTATTGGATTAGGTATTTCAAGAATTAAAGATCGTTGTAAGGGATATGGAACCGAGGCTGTAAAGTTAATTTTAGAATATGGTTTTAATAACATTGGCCTAGAACGAATTTCCGCAAATACCTTAGAACAAAACAAAGCAACACAACGTGTGTTGGAAAAGTTAGGCTTTACATTAGAAGGTATAGAAAGAGAAGCTGTATATTTTGCAGGAAGAAAGTGGGACAGGCTAAATTATGCTATATTGAGGGAAGAATTCAATAGAAGGATAACAGTTAAAAGGAGAGATATAATGCTTGAAAGATGTATAATGATTTTTCCTGAGTTCAGTAATATGGAGGTTATTGATGAAATAAGAGAAAGGTATGATCCGTTAGCAAGTCATGTTAGACCACATATAACACTTGTATTTCCATTTAAAAGTAGTATAGATTCTATTCAGCTTAAAAAGCATCTGGAAGAAGTTTTAGCATCAGTAAATTCATTTCCTCTAGTGCTTAAAGGTATTACACAAGTTAATTCTTTTGGAAATTATCTTTTCCTAAATATTGAGAAAGGTAAAGAGGAGATAGTTGAAATTCATAGAAATCTATATACAGGAATATTGGAACAATATTTTCCTCAGTGGTTAAAAAAAGAATCATATGATCCTCATATGACTGTTGGCAAGGTAGAAAGTGAAGAAAAGTATAAAACAGCAATTGAAAAAACAAGGGAAGTAACTGACGTTTTTGAAACTATTGTTAATAAGATAAGTGTTGAGATTATAGATGATAATGAGGATTCAATGATAGAAATGGAGATAGGATTAAAGTGA
- a CDS encoding GNAT family N-acetyltransferase, whose amino-acid sequence MYYGEKVCLRAYREEDVPKATSFVNDEELKKLLVTNIPFPMTLWEEEEWVKSQKSSQNGSYNFAIEDIETKKYIGGCGIQEVNWLSRVATVGIMIGDKEYWGKGYGTDAMKVLMDFIFNKMNIRKIRLSTFSFNMRARKSYEKCGFEVEGILKDEIFKDGKYYDEIIMSVFNK is encoded by the coding sequence ATGTATTATGGAGAAAAAGTTTGCTTAAGAGCTTATAGAGAAGAAGACGTACCAAAAGCAACATCATTTGTAAATGATGAAGAACTTAAAAAATTGTTAGTCACTAATATTCCTTTTCCTATGACTCTATGGGAAGAGGAAGAATGGGTAAAATCACAGAAAAGTAGTCAAAATGGCAGTTATAATTTTGCCATAGAAGATATAGAAACAAAAAAATATATTGGTGGCTGTGGTATTCAAGAAGTCAATTGGTTATCTCGTGTGGCAACTGTTGGTATTATGATTGGAGATAAGGAATATTGGGGAAAAGGATATGGCACAGATGCAATGAAGGTACTTATGGATTTTATTTTTAATAAGATGAATATTCGTAAAATAAGATTAAGCACATTTTCATTTAATATGAGGGCTAGAAAAAGTTATGAAAAGTGTGGATTTGAGGTAGAAGGAATTTTGAAAGATGAAATATTCAAAGATGGAAAATATTATGATGAAATAATAATGTCGGTTTTTAATAAGTAG
- a CDS encoding GNAT family N-acetyltransferase has translation MPIKDINQPEIINIDSNLRLKKFDNKFSFAFDWYQDEDTVKLVDGLNAKKYDFNTLKSMYQYLNNVGELYFIEILENNEFIPIGDVTFWKDDMPIVIGDKNYRNKGIGKKVIEALIRRAKELGYQEIKVREIYTYNIASQRLFESVGFKKSGNTANGFSYTLSI, from the coding sequence ATGCCAATAAAAGATATAAATCAACCTGAGATAATTAATATTGATTCTAATTTAAGGTTAAAAAAATTTGATAATAAATTTTCCTTTGCATTTGACTGGTATCAAGATGAAGATACTGTAAAATTAGTTGATGGTTTAAATGCAAAAAAATATGATTTTAATACCTTAAAAAGTATGTATCAATACCTAAATAATGTTGGTGAATTGTACTTTATTGAAATATTAGAGAATAATGAATTTATACCAATTGGTGATGTTACTTTTTGGAAGGATGATATGCCTATTGTTATAGGAGATAAAAATTATCGAAACAAAGGTATAGGTAAAAAGGTAATAGAGGCATTAATAAGAAGAGCAAAAGAATTAGGTTATCAAGAAATAAAAGTTCGTGAAATATATACTTATAATATTGCTTCTCAAAGATTATTTGAAAGTGTAGGCTTTAAGAAAAGTGGAAATACAGCTAATGGCTTTTCTTATACATTGAGTATATAA
- a CDS encoding methylated-DNA--[protein]-cysteine S-methyltransferase, translated as MKIVYDTYDSPIGLIHVVVDEIGVKKVFLFKEDWEDYLIENADIKLDKQICKDVIIQLDEYFKKERVNFQLPLSIEGTEFRIKVWNALREIPYGEVKSYLQIAETIGNPKSVRAVGQANRANQVPIIIPCHRVIGKNGDLVGFAGDKTNVKRFLLELEGVNIDI; from the coding sequence ATGAAAATTGTTTATGATACATATGATTCACCAATAGGACTGATTCATGTAGTAGTAGATGAAATTGGGGTTAAAAAAGTATTCCTTTTTAAAGAAGATTGGGAAGATTATCTAATAGAAAATGCAGATATTAAATTAGATAAACAAATTTGCAAAGATGTTATTATTCAATTGGATGAATACTTTAAGAAAGAGAGAGTAAATTTTCAACTACCCTTGTCTATTGAAGGCACAGAATTTAGAATTAAGGTTTGGAATGCATTAAGAGAGATACCTTATGGTGAAGTAAAAAGCTATTTACAAATAGCAGAAACAATAGGAAATCCTAAATCAGTAAGAGCAGTAGGTCAAGCAAATAGAGCAAATCAAGTACCAATAATTATTCCTTGCCATAGAGTTATAGGTAAAAATGGAGATTTAGTAGGTTTTGCAGGAGATAAAACAAATGTAAAGAGATTTCTACTTGAGTTAGAAGGGGTGAATATAGACATATGA
- a CDS encoding DUF6063 family protein, translated as MSYSNENIQKASKVFFYLLKNKIVSINDALGNEYIENLEVREIVKTMADEGGLIVFHVGGNIHLVSNSYDSMFATSYTHMKSKYKGLKKKKYYYLANIIICIFLSEIDKEKFVRLRAEEEGISYYKLEEIITKTIESWEKRTHEEESFSKDWAIAIDDIHTLWTIELSHSKPSKSEERPFSISADTRLGFIHEALKPLKDEGLIIDMIKESRIIPKDELYERLDYLYHGQERYEEIMSLIEDTKGEFLDA; from the coding sequence ATGAGTTATTCAAATGAAAACATACAAAAAGCTTCTAAGGTTTTTTTCTATCTTTTGAAAAACAAAATAGTATCTATAAATGATGCATTGGGGAATGAATATATTGAGAATCTGGAAGTAAGGGAAATTGTTAAAACTATGGCTGATGAAGGAGGGCTTATAGTTTTTCATGTTGGAGGCAATATACATTTAGTGAGTAATTCATATGATTCTATGTTTGCTACTTCCTATACTCATATGAAAAGTAAATACAAAGGGCTTAAAAAGAAGAAATATTATTATTTGGCAAATATCATCATATGTATATTCTTATCAGAAATTGACAAAGAAAAGTTTGTACGACTTAGGGCAGAAGAAGAGGGTATATCCTATTACAAATTGGAAGAGATTATCACTAAGACCATAGAATCTTGGGAAAAAAGAACTCACGAAGAAGAAAGTTTTTCTAAGGATTGGGCTATAGCTATTGATGATATACATACCTTATGGACAATAGAATTATCCCATTCAAAACCATCAAAGAGTGAAGAACGTCCATTTAGCATTTCAGCTGATACAAGACTTGGATTTATCCATGAAGCATTAAAACCCTTAAAAGATGAAGGGCTTATCATAGATATGATTAAAGAATCTAGAATAATACCTAAAGATGAACTATATGAAAGACTTGATTACCTATATCATGGACAGGAAAGATATGAAGAGATAATGAGCCTTATAGAAGACACGAAGGGGGAATTTTTAGATGCCTAG